The Halopelagius inordinatus genome contains a region encoding:
- a CDS encoding DUF63 family protein codes for MSTVTRRVETALPETGSREWWALYLLAPLVLIGGGLLVFSTLIYDRFIWQYLWGPVVADAAGQPVTHEGIRAVRGYNAVNTVTYLAAAVYSLPGLRAYLDQLEFTTDARLAYGFAPIIIAGGAMRALEDIGLLGDYAVWFITPSIYFVVTAITVLALGVGALVRDQNIGSIPLIVGLVGSVWAVGAVGWAVWHGLSTSTPLRLWVPVATTGIALGVTALYYWSASFVNVTHLRHPLILLAVFGQLWDAAQNLIGVTFLGYSPKLVVTNLVYQATGFSGSTFVLKLVVTVGIVWYLADAKEEMNHTWWWLMTFFIGAIGLPMGVRGSLRMLLGA; via the coding sequence GTGAGTACTGTCACCCGGCGCGTCGAGACTGCCCTTCCGGAGACCGGCTCACGCGAGTGGTGGGCGCTGTACCTGCTGGCCCCGCTCGTCCTCATCGGTGGGGGCCTCCTCGTGTTCTCGACGCTGATATACGACCGGTTCATCTGGCAGTATCTCTGGGGACCAGTCGTCGCCGATGCGGCCGGTCAACCAGTCACGCACGAGGGGATTCGTGCTGTCCGGGGCTACAACGCGGTGAATACGGTGACCTACCTCGCGGCGGCCGTATACAGCCTTCCCGGACTACGGGCGTATCTTGACCAACTCGAGTTCACGACCGACGCACGACTGGCCTACGGGTTCGCTCCGATCATCATCGCTGGTGGGGCGATGCGCGCCCTCGAGGATATCGGACTGCTCGGCGACTACGCGGTGTGGTTCATCACGCCATCGATTTACTTCGTCGTCACCGCGATTACCGTCCTCGCGCTCGGCGTCGGCGCACTTGTGCGTGACCAAAATATCGGTTCTATCCCGCTAATAGTCGGGCTTGTCGGGTCGGTGTGGGCTGTCGGTGCTGTCGGATGGGCAGTTTGGCACGGCCTTTCGACGTCGACCCCACTCCGCCTATGGGTTCCTGTCGCGACGACGGGAATAGCTCTCGGCGTGACCGCGCTCTACTACTGGAGCGCGAGTTTCGTCAATGTCACACACCTTCGACACCCGCTAATTCTGCTGGCCGTCTTTGGCCAGCTGTGGGACGCTGCGCAGAATCTCATCGGTGTGACGTTCCTCGGCTACTCCCCCAAACTGGTCGTCACGAATCTCGTGTACCAGGCCACCGGCTTCTCTGGGTCGACGTTCGTGCTGAAACTTGTCGTGACTGTCGGCATCGTATGGTATCTCGCTGATGCGAAAGAGGAGATGAATCACACGTGGTGGTGGCTTATGACGTTCTTCATCGGAGCGATCGGACTCCCGATGGGCGTTCGCGGGTCACTTCGGATGCTGCTGGGGGCCTAA
- a CDS encoding DUF7123 family protein — MSNISRQSVRRYLVETADSEPTYLRAREIASDLDVSPKAVAQYLSQLQDDLAVVSLEQWGRSKSTTWRLEVNES; from the coding sequence ATGTCGAATATTTCCCGACAATCGGTTCGAAGGTACCTCGTCGAGACAGCCGATAGTGAGCCGACATACCTCCGGGCTCGCGAGATTGCCAGCGATCTCGACGTATCCCCAAAGGCCGTCGCGCAATACCTCAGCCAACTTCAGGACGACCTCGCAGTCGTCTCACTGGAACAGTGGGGGCGCTCTAAGAGCACGACGTGGCGCTTAGAGGTGAACGAGTCGTGA
- a CDS encoding heavy metal translocating P-type ATPase, which translates to MTSRTTHFDITGMSCANCSATIQDTLESLDGVSEANANFATDEGSVTYDPEEVSLQEIYDAIDESGYGALSETVTIAISDMTCANCAETNETALESTPGVVNAKVNYATDEGQVTYNPAEVSLDALYDAIEDAGYSPVREDGDDGESGQDARDAARQAETRKQLRLTLFGAVLSAPLLFFLIDNYLLGGAIVPEAVFGVELGWVEFLLATPVQAILGWPFYKNSYKAIVKNGRANMDVLIAIGSTTAYLYSVAVLAELIAGGLYFDTAALILVFITLGNYLEARSKGQAGEALRKLLEMEAETATIVHEDGSEEEIALEEVTTGDRMKIRPGEKIPTDGVVVDGQSAVDESMVTGESVPVEKEEGDEVVGSTINENGVLVVEATKVGEDTALQQIVQTVKEAQSRQPDIQNLADRISAYFVPAVIANAILWAMVWFLFPELLAGFVDWLPLWGQVAGGPAPVGGTVSVFEFAIIVFASSILIACPCALGLATPAATMVGTTIGAQNGVLFKGGDILERAKDVDTVVFDKTGTLTEGEMELTDVVIFDSDGNSVADGGEPTPDGGQLSTRERLSEDDVLRLAAIAESGSEHPLARAIVEGAEERGLDVTEPDNFENVPGHGIKAVIGDSEVLVGNRKLLRDNDIDPSPAEETMERLENEGKTAMLVAYEGELVGMVADADTVKESSKQAVTALQERGVDVMMITGDNERTARAVAKQVGIDPKNVRAGVLPEDKSNAVDSIQDEGRQAMMVGDGVNDAPALAVAHVGTAIGSGTDVAIEAADVTLMRDDPLDVVKAIRISDATLQKIKQNLVWALGYNTAMIPLASLGLLQPVLAAAAMAFSSVSVLTNSLLFRRYTPDHDYKLFGFLR; encoded by the coding sequence ATGACAAGCCGAACAACCCATTTCGATATCACGGGGATGTCCTGCGCCAACTGTTCGGCGACGATTCAGGACACTCTGGAATCCCTCGACGGGGTATCGGAGGCGAACGCGAATTTCGCCACCGACGAGGGATCCGTAACCTATGACCCCGAGGAGGTATCGCTCCAAGAAATCTACGACGCTATCGACGAGTCCGGCTACGGCGCGCTCTCGGAGACGGTGACGATTGCCATCTCGGATATGACCTGTGCCAACTGCGCCGAGACCAATGAAACCGCTCTCGAGAGCACACCGGGTGTCGTTAACGCGAAGGTCAACTACGCCACCGATGAAGGACAGGTCACCTACAATCCGGCAGAGGTGTCGCTCGATGCGCTGTACGATGCCATCGAGGACGCTGGCTACTCGCCCGTCCGCGAAGATGGGGACGACGGAGAGTCGGGCCAAGACGCACGAGATGCCGCACGACAGGCTGAGACCCGGAAGCAACTCAGGCTGACTCTCTTTGGGGCAGTGTTGTCTGCACCGTTGCTCTTCTTCCTCATCGACAATTATTTGCTCGGTGGCGCGATCGTCCCTGAAGCCGTCTTCGGCGTGGAACTCGGCTGGGTTGAGTTCCTTCTCGCCACGCCGGTGCAGGCGATCCTCGGCTGGCCGTTCTATAAGAACTCGTACAAGGCGATCGTGAAGAATGGCCGCGCCAATATGGACGTGCTGATCGCGATCGGTTCAACTACGGCCTATCTATACTCTGTGGCAGTCCTTGCTGAACTCATCGCGGGTGGGCTCTACTTCGACACGGCAGCCCTCATCCTCGTGTTCATCACCCTGGGTAACTACCTTGAAGCTCGGTCGAAGGGTCAAGCGGGCGAGGCCCTCCGGAAGCTCCTCGAAATGGAAGCCGAAACGGCGACCATTGTCCACGAGGACGGCAGTGAAGAAGAAATCGCGCTTGAAGAGGTCACAACGGGTGACCGGATGAAAATCCGTCCAGGTGAGAAGATCCCCACAGACGGTGTCGTTGTCGACGGTCAGTCCGCCGTCGACGAGTCGATGGTCACTGGGGAATCTGTGCCTGTAGAGAAAGAGGAGGGCGATGAGGTCGTCGGCTCGACGATTAACGAGAACGGCGTCCTTGTCGTGGAGGCGACGAAGGTCGGAGAAGATACGGCTCTTCAACAGATCGTTCAGACTGTCAAGGAGGCGCAGTCGCGCCAGCCCGACATCCAGAACCTCGCGGACCGTATCTCCGCGTACTTCGTGCCTGCGGTCATCGCGAACGCTATCCTCTGGGCTATGGTCTGGTTCTTGTTCCCGGAGCTACTGGCTGGCTTTGTCGACTGGCTCCCGCTGTGGGGTCAGGTCGCTGGCGGCCCGGCCCCGGTCGGTGGGACCGTTTCCGTCTTCGAGTTCGCGATAATTGTCTTCGCGTCCTCGATCCTTATCGCCTGTCCCTGTGCGCTGGGGCTGGCGACGCCCGCAGCCACGATGGTCGGGACGACGATTGGTGCCCAGAACGGCGTTCTGTTCAAGGGCGGTGACATCCTCGAACGCGCAAAGGACGTCGACACGGTCGTCTTCGACAAGACGGGGACGCTCACGGAGGGTGAAATGGAACTCACCGACGTGGTCATCTTCGATAGCGATGGGAATTCAGTGGCTGATGGAGGTGAGCCGACACCAGATGGTGGACAACTCAGTACTCGTGAGCGTCTCTCCGAGGATGACGTGCTTCGGCTGGCGGCGATAGCCGAAAGCGGGAGCGAACACCCCCTCGCCCGGGCAATCGTCGAAGGGGCTGAAGAGCGCGGGCTGGACGTGACTGAGCCTGACAACTTCGAGAACGTTCCGGGCCACGGGATCAAAGCGGTCATTGGTGACAGTGAGGTGCTGGTCGGCAACCGCAAGTTGCTGCGAGACAACGACATCGACCCGTCTCCCGCCGAAGAGACGATGGAACGCCTCGAAAACGAGGGGAAGACGGCGATGCTAGTCGCCTACGAGGGTGAGCTCGTGGGTATGGTCGCCGACGCTGACACAGTGAAGGAAAGCTCCAAACAGGCTGTCACAGCACTCCAGGAGCGGGGCGTTGACGTGATGATGATTACGGGCGACAACGAACGAACTGCCCGTGCGGTCGCTAAACAGGTTGGTATCGACCCGAAGAACGTCCGGGCAGGAGTCCTTCCTGAGGACAAGTCTAACGCGGTCGACAGTATTCAAGACGAGGGCCGGCAGGCGATGATGGTTGGTGACGGGGTCAACGACGCACCGGCGCTCGCAGTGGCCCACGTCGGGACAGCAATCGGCTCCGGCACCGACGTCGCTATCGAGGCTGCGGACGTCACGCTGATGCGCGACGACCCGCTCGACGTAGTAAAGGCGATCCGCATCTCGGATGCGACACTCCAGAAGATCAAGCAGAACCTTGTGTGGGCGCTGGGGTACAACACGGCGATGATTCCGTTAGCGTCGCTCGGCCTCCTACAGCCCGTGCTCGCTGCAGCAGCAATGGCGTTCTCGTCGGTGTCGGTGCTGACGAACAGTCTCCTGTTCCGGCGGTACACCCCCGATCACGACTACAAGCTGTTCGGGTTTCTTCGCTAA
- a CDS encoding AsnC family transcriptional regulator, with product MRDLDETDMKILSLLAEDARRPFSNIGEEVDLSGPAVSDRVKRLEEADIINGFTIDVNRAQLRAGVPVFIQAKIESESLESARKQARESDGVEHVFTTSEGDLWFYARVEAHNVRQWINGLFDEINIADYTVTLIDAIEWTPSVDGAEFALTCAECNNTVDTEGETTRIDGEVYHFCCPSCLARFEDRYQRLEEGV from the coding sequence ATGCGTGATTTAGATGAGACTGACATGAAGATCCTCTCGCTGCTGGCAGAGGATGCGCGGCGTCCGTTCAGTAACATCGGTGAGGAGGTGGATCTCTCTGGTCCGGCCGTATCAGACCGCGTGAAACGGCTAGAGGAAGCCGACATCATCAACGGCTTCACGATCGACGTCAACAGGGCCCAGCTCCGAGCCGGTGTTCCGGTATTCATTCAGGCTAAGATTGAATCTGAGTCGCTGGAGTCAGCCCGCAAGCAGGCCCGGGAGTCCGATGGTGTCGAACACGTCTTCACGACCTCTGAGGGGGATCTCTGGTTTTACGCACGTGTCGAAGCTCATAACGTTCGTCAGTGGATAAATGGGCTCTTCGATGAGATCAATATAGCAGATTATACGGTCACGCTAATCGACGCAATCGAATGGACGCCATCCGTTGATGGTGCGGAGTTTGCCCTTACTTGTGCTGAATGTAACAATACCGTCGATACTGAAGGAGAGACAACTCGGATTGACGGCGAGGTCTACCACTTTTGTTGTCCGTCCTGTTTGGCGCGGTTCGAAGACCGCTATCAGCGACTCGAAGAAGGGGTGTAG
- a CDS encoding heavy-metal-associated domain-containing protein has translation MTQTITVEGMTCGHCEQTVEEALQEVSGVTDATADRETEQASVDGDVNVTELVQAVEDAGYTASA, from the coding sequence ATGACGCAGACCATCACTGTCGAGGGAATGACGTGCGGTCACTGTGAACAGACAGTCGAAGAAGCGCTTCAAGAGGTGAGCGGTGTGACCGACGCGACCGCCGACCGCGAAACCGAACAAGCGAGCGTCGATGGAGACGTGAACGTCACGGAACTGGTTCAGGCCGTGGAGGACGCTGGATACACGGCATCTGCCTGA